Proteins from one Oncorhynchus gorbuscha isolate QuinsamMale2020 ecotype Even-year linkage group LG18, OgorEven_v1.0, whole genome shotgun sequence genomic window:
- the LOC124003603 gene encoding voltage-gated hydrogen channel 1-like encodes MSKYLRHFTTVGDDHTAHWHNEGLHEAREETGPATGQLPHLQVTFRDSLKRLYSSDRFQIAVVCLVILDAFFVLGELLIDLSVIKLEHGHVAPQVFHYLSLALLTFFMVELAGKLFAYRLEFFHHKFEVFDGLVVIVSFILDIVYIASEDAFDGMGLLILLRLWRVARIVNGILMSVKSRADREVQKLKESNDHLVQQVNDLQEHNGKMEKENSKLRALLRQHKIEF; translated from the exons ATGTCCAAGTACCTGAGGCATTTCACCACGGTGGGTGATGACCACACAGCCCATTGGCACAACGAGGGGCTGCAtgaggctagagaggagactggaccAGCCACAGGACAGCTGCCCCACTTACAAGTCACCTTCAGAGACTCCCTGAAGAGACTCTACAGCTCAGACAGATTCCAG ATAGCTGTGGTATGCCTGGTCATCCTGGATGCATTCTTTGTGCTGGGCGAGCTGCTGATCGACCTGTCAGTCATCAAGTTGGAGCATGGACACGTTGCCCCTCAG GTCTTCCACTACCTGAGTCTGGCTCTTCTCACCTTCTTCATGGTGGAGCTGGCTGGAAAGCTCTTTGCCTACCGGCTGGAGTTCTTCCATCACAAGTTTGAGGTGTTTGACGGGCTGGTGGTGATTGTGTCCTTCATCCTGGACATTGTGTATATCGCCAGTGAAGATGCCTTTGACGGCATGGGCCTCCTGATCCTCCTCAGGCTCTGGAGGGTGGCCAGGATCGTCAACG GAATCCTGATGTCTGTGAAGTCACGGGCCGATCGCGAAGTTCAAAAGCTGAAGGAGAGCAACGATCACCTGGTCCAGCAAGTTAACGACCTACAAGAGCACAATGGCAAGATG GAAAAAGAGAACAGTAAACTACGAGCTCTCCTCCGACAGCATAAAATTGAGTTCTGA